The Bradyrhizobium sp. B097 genome contains the following window.
ATCATCCGCTCGAGCCGGGCACACGCCCCTCGGGCCGCGCGTCGTCGCCGTCGGAGCGGATCGCGGATTCCGAGCGCGCGATCAGCGACCTTCCCGCCGGCAAGAAGGAGCCGGTCTCGACCTCGAGCTTCATCGCCGCCGCGCGCCGCGCCGCGCAGGCCGCCGCCGCGCAGCCCGTCAACGACAAGGCCGCGCGCGCAGCGAGCAAGGCGGCAGCCAAGGCCAAGGAGAAGGCCGACAAGGCTGCGAAGGCCGCTGCCGGCAAGGCCGGCGTGCCCGCGACTGGCGCGCCGGCGACCGGTGCGCCGGAGGCCCAGCCTTCGACCATCACCTCCAAGATCCGCTCGCTGCTGGTCGGCGCGAGCGTGGTCGTGATCCTGCTCTCGACCGCCAAGATGGCGATGAACCTGCTCGACACCAGCTCCGCGCCGCAGACGCCGGCGATCGAGCACAGCGAGCCGGCAGCGCCGCCCGTGCAGCTGCCTACCGATAACTCCGTCGTCCCGGCGCCGGCGGCACCGTCCGGCGTGCCCGGGCTGTCAGTGCCCGGGCCGTCGATGACCTCGCCGACCCCGCTCGGCCGCCAGTCCAACAACACAGCGTCGCCGAACACGCTCGACAGCGCGCAGGTAACGATCCCATCGGCGCCCGCGCCCGCCGTGACGCCGGAGCCGGCTGCGGCACCGGTCGCCGCCGCCAGCGACATCACCGGCACGATTCCGACCGCGCCGCCGCTCGGCGGCAAGCTTGCCATGGTCCAAATTCCGGCGGGCGAGAAGCTGCCCGACGCGATCGGCGGTCCGGCGCTGCGCACGGCTGCGATCAAGGGCGATGCGGCCGCGGCCTATGAGGTCGGCGTCCGCTTTGCCGAAGGCAAGGGCGTGCCCGCCAATGTCGACGAAGCCGCCAAATGGTATGGCCGCGCGGCGCAAGCCGGCGTGGTGCCCGCGATGTTCCGGCTCGGCACCTTCTACGAGAAAGGCCTCAGCGTGAAGCGCGACTTCGATGTCGCACGGCGCTACTACGTGCAGGCCGCGGAGCGCGGCAATGCCAAAGCGATGCATAACCTCGCCGTGCTCGACGCCGATGGCGGCGGCAAGGGCGCCGACTACAAGAGCGCGTCGCAGTGGTTCCGCAAGGCGGCCGATCGCGGCGTTGCCGACAGCCAGGTCAACCTCGGCATCCTCTATGCCCGCGGCATCGGGGTCGAACAGAACCTCGCCGAGTCGTTCAAGTGGTTCAGCCTTGCGGCCGCGCAGGGCGACGCCGACGCCGGCCACAAGCGCGACGATATCGCCAAGCGGCTCGACCCGCAGTCGCTGGCTGCAGCGAAGCTTGCGATCCAGACCTTTACCCCCGAGCCGCAGCCGAGCGATGCGGTCAACGTGCCGGCCCCGGCCGGCGGCTGGGACGGCGCCCCCGTGCAGCCCGCGGCGGCGAAGTCCGTCAAGCCACCGTCGAAGCGGACCGCGGCGCTGACCGCGCACTAGAGCATTTTTCGGTTCTGATTGAATCAGAACCGAAGCTCTAGATTCTTGTTTGACGCGTTTTCTTCACGCGAACCGGTGTCCACTTCGCTCGAAAACGCTCTAATCGCACTCATTTGAAAGCTGCTGCGGCGCCTTGACGGCGCCGCTGTCCTATACCTGCGGGCCTCCGCCGTGTAGATAAGCGCAAAACCCCGCGCCAGCGGCGCATGCGTTCCGGAGGGCAGGCTTGTCTGTCGACGATCGTCAGGATGATGGAACGGGCCATCGTTCGTCGCCGACCGGTCCCCGCGTCGCGCCGCCGCGCCAGATGCCGTCGCCGTTTGCCGCGCCTCCCAAGCCTCGGCCTTCTCCTCCGCCTTCTCCGCCTTCCCCTCGGCCTCCACCCCCGCAAGGGCAAGGACAAGAGAGCCTGGCACCGCCGCTCCGCATCTTCCGGTTCTCGCTCTGGTCCGTCGTCATCTTCGTACTACTGGTGTCGAGCGTTGCCATTCAGGCCTATCGCGACTTGTCGAAGCCCGGCGCGTGGGACTTCTGGCGCGAGACCTACATCGCGGCGAGCATGGATTCGGCGGTGATTTCCGACGTCGACATCGACGGGTCGGGCCGCGGCCGGCGTGCGCTTGCGATCAGCGGCAAGATCGGCTCGGCCAGCGCAAGCTGGTTCCGCGATAGGCTCAGCGAGGCCCGTCTCGCACCCGGCGATGCCGTGCTGCTGTCGTCGCAGGGCGGTGCGCTGAACCAGGCCGCGATCATGGGCGAGGTCATCCGCACACATGGGCTCGTCACCGCCGTCGCTACCGCGGACGCCTCGGGCAAGCTCCGCCCCGCGGCCTGCGCCAGCGCCTGTGTGCTGGTCTATGCCGGCGGCCAGACCCGCTATGGCATCGCGGACTCGCGGCTCGGCGTTCATCGCTTCACGACCAGCGCACCGGTCAGCGATCCCCTCGCCGAGGCGCAGCGCATCCAGGGCATGGTGCTGGGCTACATGACCAAGATGGGCGTCTCCTCCGGGATCGTGGAAGCGATGTCGCAGACCTCGGATATCCGCTGGCTGAGCCCGAACGAAGCGCTCGCGCTGAACCTGATCACCAAGCCGGTCGATCGGCCCTAAAGCATGACAAGCCGACACCGGCGTCATTAATCTGAATTATCAACCACGTCCGCAGCCGGGCGGCCACGTGCGGCGAAAAATGCCATCGAGGGCGGATTCTTTAGTCCCTCCGCTCGCCGATTTCGGTTATGCAAGAACGCGGCAATCGACCCGCGTTCGCCTGCTTCTTGCGCGCCGACCGGATTCGTTCAGCCGGAGAATGCCCGACCAGAACGACATCACGCCGTGATGCGGCCTTGCGCCCCAGCATGTGGCGAACCGACAAGAAGCGACGCGCGTGCAGCTCTACCTCCCGATCGCCGACATTCCGGTCAATGTCTTCCTCATCCTGGCGATGGGCGCGGCGGTTGGATTCGTCTCCGGCATGTTCGGGATCGGCGGCGGCTTCCTGATGACGCCGCTCTTGATCTTCGTCGGCATCGCGCCCGCGGTCGCGGTTGCCTCGGTGGCGAGCCACATCGCGGCCTCCTCATTCTCCGGCGCGATCTCCTATTGGCGCCGGCGCGCGATCGACCCGCTGCTGGCGGCGGTGCTGCTGGTCGGCGGCACGATCGGCACCGCGCTCGGGGTGTGGACCTTCACCTTCCTCCGCTCGCTCGGCCAGCTCGATTTGATGATCGCGCTGTCCTACGTCATCCTGCTGACCACGGTCGGCGGGCTGATGTTCTGGGAAGGCCTGCGCGCGATGCTGCGTTCCAGGCGCGGCGGCCCGGTGACGCTGCGCAAGCCCGGCAGCCATGGCTGGATCCACGGCCTGCCGCTGAAGCTGCGCTTCAAGCGCTCCAAGATCTACCTCTCGGTCGTCCCGGTCGTCGTGGTCGGGCTCGTGATCGGCTTCATCGGCGCGGTGATGGGTATCGGCGGCGGCTTCATCCTGGTGCCGCTGATGATCTATGTGCTGCGGGTGCCGACCTCGACCGTGATCGGCACCTCGATGGTGCTCACCCTCGTCACCATGGTGTTCGCGACCCTGCTGCACGCGGTGACCAACCATTTGGTCGACGC
Protein-coding sequences here:
- a CDS encoding sulfite exporter TauE/SafE family protein → MQLYLPIADIPVNVFLILAMGAAVGFVSGMFGIGGGFLMTPLLIFVGIAPAVAVASVASHIAASSFSGAISYWRRRAIDPLLAAVLLVGGTIGTALGVWTFTFLRSLGQLDLMIALSYVILLTTVGGLMFWEGLRAMLRSRRGGPVTLRKPGSHGWIHGLPLKLRFKRSKIYLSVVPVVVVGLVIGFIGAVMGIGGGFILVPLMIYVLRVPTSTVIGTSMVLTLVTMVFATLLHAVTNHLVDAVLALILMVGGVTGAQFGARAGQKIRGEHLRLLLGLLVLAVGIRFAVELVIRPQDLFSIRETGGAPP